The DNA window GAGTGTCCTgtaggaagaagaagaactaaTGTTCACCTGGTCCTCTGTGTATGCCAGAACTCCCTTCATTGGTCCCTCAGCAGCGGCCTTGACCACCTTCTTGATATCTTCGTACTTGGCCTGAAGCAGaggaacatttaaatattatttagagattaaaaatctgagttgaaactttaaaacattttgacttgaGCTCCTCATCATGTGAAACCAAACAGTCGATGATGTAACTCTGCGACTGACAGTGGAGTCTGTGAGGACGTAGAGACTTACAGGCTTCTCCAGACGGACGGTCAGGTCGACCACAGAGACGTTGGGGGTGGGGACACGGAAAGCCATACCGGTGATTTTCCTGTAAGAACcaggttttaaaaagtcaaacagcGTCCTCCTTCTTACACCTCATCATCTTTCAGACACGTCTCGATtgttttcaacacattttaaattaagattaacGTTCATCGTACCCGTTCAGCTCGGGGACGACCTTGCCCACGGCCTTGGCGGCTCCGGTGGAGGCGGGGATGATGTTCTGGGAGGCGCCGCGTCCGTCTCTCCACAGCTTACCAGAAGGACCATCAACGGTCTTCTGTGTGGCGGTGATGGCGTGGACTGTGCTctgaaggagagaggagcagaatgTAACAAAGAGTTATGTTTTAACATCAGAGTGTAacgtttgattgacagctgtatCAGGAAGTGAAGAGTCTCTACCCCCCCGCCCCGCCCCGCCCCGCCCGTCCCCTCTTtataaaaagtcataaaaagccacaaaataaaataaatctctcatgaaacagaatttttttgtgtgtgtgaatgtggagcggccatgtttttcatgtgtgtaataaaaacatctggCTTCCTCACCATGAGACCCTCAACGATTCCAAAGTTATCGTTGATGACCTTGGCGATGGGGGCCAGGCAGTTGGTTGTGCAGGAAGCGTTGCTATGGAGACGAGACAGGAGATACTGGTTAGAGACAGGCAGATGATGTCGGTTTGACGTCTCGTCTTCTTGGCACAGATGTTGACATGCTGCTGTCGAGATTGGAAAAGAGTCGCCATGCTGTGTCTCGCTAACGGGAGGAGACGCCAACGCCATCAGCTAACCCCGAGGTTAAAGCCACAcaatgtttccaaaccaacGTTTAAATTAGATGTTTGTAACCAGCAGAGACTCACCTGACAACCTTCATGGAGTTGTCGTACTTCTCGTGGTTGACGCCCATGACGAACATGGGGGCGTCGGCGCTGGGAGCGGAGATCACCACCCTCTTGGCTCCGCCCTTCAAGTGAGCCTACGGAAACACACGAGAGGTCAAACGTGTGGAACTGAAAAagttcattaaataaataattcatgaaacCAGGATTTAGTTTAGAAACGTACCGAGGCTTTCTCGATGGTGGTGAACACACCGGTGGACTCCACCACGTAGTCCACGCCAGCATCGCTCCATTTGATGTTGGCGGGGTCTctcctgaacacaaacaggaagtagaatgttttaaatgtgaggTTTCATGTCCATCAACAGAAACAGGATTAAGTAATAAACgatctgcagcagctgcctgAGGGAGGGATGAACACTTTTAAAGGGGTTGAAATCTTGAAGTTTAGGGAGCACGTACTCGTGGAACACCATGATGTGCATGTTTCCGATGACCAGCTTGCCGCCCTCGGCCTTCACCTCTCCGTGCTTGAACACGCCGTGAGTGGAGTCGTATTTGAACATGTAGACCTGCAGCAGAGCAGTGAGGGtgtgttagaaaaacaagaaTTAAAATGTGCAGCTTAGAGGAAAATATAAGTTTAAACAACATGAGAAATACTCGGAGGaaagaggcttttattttgaaaaacctgcAGCAGGAAGCGTCACATCTCTGCAGGCAGGTTTctaaagctttttgtttttttaaataagttctCTGTATACACAAAGTTGACATTAACTGAATGCCTCCTTTAAAACTTCTACATCTTGATTTGTGTTCTTTTCCCTCAGGATGATTTTTACAGATGATTTTACTAAACCTCTCCGTTATTTTACAGATTTAAGTTTATTTCACTCCCAGACTACAGGCAGGCCTCTCACCATGTAGTCCAGATCGATGAAGGGGTCGTTGATGGCCACGACTTCCACCTTGCCTCCTGTGGCGGCGGCGCGGGTCACCAGACGGCCGATACGTCCGAATCTGAAACAAAGGAGCACGAGGTCAGCGCGGAGAAGCAACAGattaaaacagatttaacaAGATTACaaattctaaaataaaatatgagatTGAGTTTCAGGGACTAGAACTcgtcaaatcaaaatcaaaaataaaataaatgttttaatcagcTTGCATTCATCCAGCTCACACCACACCTCGTctctgaccagcagggggcactaCACTATAACtaaaagaggagcagaggacaGCAGGGCCGTACAAGGCCTGCCTACCTCGACTCCAGATAACAATAGTTGGCAGCGTCAGCTCAAAGTCTGTTGATGCCTAATAAGGCTGCTGCTACAGAGAGGGgcgagaaagaggagagaaagtggaGAGGGGGACTAACAGAGGGCAGAGATGTTCAATCAGGAACAGACGAGAGGAAGGATagaggaaggaaagagagagaggagagagaggagaggaaggagagagagagagagaggaagaagaggaaggaaagagagaggagagagagagaggagagagaaaggagagagagaggaaggagagaggaagaagagatggagaggagagaggaagaagagatggagaggagagagaaaggagagagagagaggagaggaaggagagaggaagaggagagagggaggagagagagagagagaggaagaggagagagggaggagagagagggaggagaggaaggagagagagagagagagagaagaggaaggagagaggaaggagagagagagagagaggagagagagagaggaagaggagagagggaggagagagagaggagaggaaggagagagagagaggagaggaaggagagaggaaggagagagagagagagaggaaggagcgagagagaggaagaggagagagggaggagagagagaggagaggaaggagagagagagagagaggagaggaaggagagagaggagaggaaggagagaggaagaggagagagggaggagagagagagaggagaggaaggagagaggaaggagagagagagaggagaggaaggagagaggaagaagagaagaagaagagaggaagaagagaggaaggagagagggaggagagagagagagaggaaggagagaggaagaagagctgCTCTAACATCGACCTGTAAAAAggtcaacaacaaacatcatctggaggaaaattaaaaaagttctGCAGTCGAGCTGTAAAGTTCTAACGTGGCTGTTTGATGCCTTCAGTAAAATATGAGCGCCGGGGAACACTTGATTTGTTGAGTGAAGGTCGGAGATGTGAAAGGTTTAAGTTAAACTAAAGA is part of the Labrus mixtus chromosome 16, fLabMix1.1, whole genome shotgun sequence genome and encodes:
- the LOC132991099 gene encoding glyceraldehyde-3-phosphate dehydrogenase-like → MVKIGVNGFGRIGRLVTRAAATGGKVEVVAINDPFIDLDYMVYMFKYDSTHGVFKHGEVKAEGGKLVIGNMHIMVFHERDPANIKWSDAGVDYVVESTGVFTTIEKASAHLKGGAKRVVISAPSADAPMFVMGVNHEKYDNSMKVVSNASCTTNCLAPIAKVINDNFGIVEGLMSTVHAITATQKTVDGPSGKLWRDGRGASQNIIPASTGAAKAVGKVVPELNGKITGMAFRVPTPNVSVVDLTVRLEKPAKYEDIKKVVKAAAEGPMKGVLAYTEDQVVSTDFNGDPHSSIFDAGAGIALNEHFVKLVSWYDNEFGYSNRVCDLVQHMFTKE